One segment of Curtobacterium sp. MR_MD2014 DNA contains the following:
- a CDS encoding asparaginase gives MTVSHDVRTDRHPLTAEGSVELAVLDRNGFDESRHVGAGVVVAADGTVLDAVGDVTASVYPRSTMKPFQALAVRRAGAVFSDDELVLTTASHAGTAAHQALALHMLESFDHVESDLGCPPDLPFDRATARTMDGPRRLAMNCSGKHAGMLAACRVNGWDEATYLDVAHPLQQRVRETVEEYTGETVDVVGTDGCGAPVFPLTLQGLARGFAAVVARSDSDTAALVDAVLDHPWAIDGVGRANTVTIERLRVLAKFGAEGVMVMGLPGGAAVAVKTLDGSQRAGTLAALTLLERNGMVDAAGVADVLAATGEQVLGGGVPVGAVRAGAGLR, from the coding sequence ATGACGGTGAGCCACGACGTCCGCACAGACCGCCATCCTCTCACCGCCGAGGGCTCCGTCGAGCTCGCGGTGCTGGACCGGAACGGCTTCGACGAGAGCCGGCACGTCGGTGCCGGCGTCGTCGTCGCGGCCGACGGGACCGTGCTCGACGCCGTCGGCGACGTGACGGCGAGCGTGTACCCCCGCTCCACGATGAAGCCCTTCCAGGCCCTCGCCGTCCGTCGCGCCGGCGCGGTCTTCAGCGACGACGAGCTCGTGCTCACGACGGCGAGTCACGCCGGCACCGCTGCGCACCAGGCCCTCGCGCTGCACATGCTCGAGTCCTTCGACCACGTCGAGTCCGACCTGGGCTGCCCGCCCGACCTGCCGTTCGACCGAGCCACCGCCCGCACCATGGACGGCCCGCGGCGCCTGGCGATGAACTGCTCGGGCAAGCACGCCGGGATGCTCGCCGCGTGCCGGGTGAACGGCTGGGACGAGGCGACCTACCTCGACGTGGCGCACCCGCTGCAGCAGCGGGTCCGGGAGACCGTGGAGGAGTACACCGGCGAGACCGTCGACGTCGTCGGCACGGACGGCTGCGGCGCGCCCGTGTTCCCGCTCACCCTGCAGGGGCTCGCCCGTGGGTTCGCGGCTGTCGTCGCCCGTTCGGACTCGGACACCGCGGCACTCGTGGACGCGGTGCTCGACCACCCGTGGGCGATCGACGGTGTGGGCCGGGCGAACACGGTGACGATCGAACGACTCCGGGTGCTCGCGAAGTTCGGTGCCGAGGGCGTGATGGTGATGGGGCTCCCCGGTGGAGCGGCGGTCGCGGTCAAGACGCTCGACGGGTCGCAGCGTGCCGGGACGCTCGCGGCGCTCACGCTGCTCGAGCGGAACGGCATGGTGGACGCCGCGGGCGTCGCCGACGTGCTGGCCGCCACCGGCGAGCAGGTGCTCGGTGGCGGCGTGCCGGTCGGTGCCGTGCGCGCGGGGGCCGGACTGCGCTGA
- a CDS encoding zinc-ribbon domain-containing protein, with amino-acid sequence MIRCEHCGSMLPDGAIFCGECGRSVNVSANRRPAPAAPVDDTPPPPLRQPDRHGRRPDPAAEAWLPEATLDPATRAWLIGEDRQRSGATGDARPTAPSAPVVPAVPAAQADDPSWLRPEGVDPGRSDRVGDDRWTHEQHRTDERSGASEPEPEPPLDPDASPSSPTGSSADDEADTERTRLAPAPGDQSGSGTPSPVPEAPSAAPEAPPTAPVWAPPVAQQPTAAPSRPSWWVGRGGAAAEPPVEDQVDEPSADERPRAGDTAVVEPLVDRRPAPTPLIAPGNGPATCPVCGHALEPDDIFCAECGAVRPTVTAAFTGPVVPLPLARPDWAADDEIRVDDEPSDPGSADGGAERGSTDHATQADVPEDAGSGTEHRDGAASDAGQHDAGQSDAGQPDAGQPDAGRPDAGRPDAERPDADQAHEDRSDEPAAGPGRHLADDEGAAPGVHRSAHDGGPVPPAPASPTLPSSAQGAGGPDLPPVPRAAPLPPIPGATGPVLPPVGSTTVPSSGDLAPDEDVEETRIVVKTTSDAPFVLHFSTGERTAVHGTGLLGRLPRPQPGERFDDLLTVHDPGKSVSKTHLELGRDGDDLWVSDRHSGNGTVIRHIDGSIRRCEAGRRYRVERGARVDIGEQFFLVQ; translated from the coding sequence GTGATCAGATGCGAACACTGCGGCTCGATGCTGCCCGACGGGGCGATCTTCTGCGGTGAGTGCGGGCGGTCGGTGAACGTCTCGGCGAACCGTCGGCCCGCGCCGGCTGCGCCCGTCGACGACACCCCGCCGCCACCGCTTCGGCAACCCGACCGGCACGGCCGCCGTCCCGATCCCGCCGCCGAGGCCTGGCTGCCCGAGGCGACGCTCGACCCCGCGACCCGTGCGTGGCTCATCGGCGAGGACCGGCAGCGCTCCGGCGCGACCGGGGACGCTCGCCCCACCGCACCGTCCGCTCCTGTGGTCCCGGCCGTTCCCGCAGCTCAGGCTGACGATCCGTCGTGGCTGCGCCCCGAAGGCGTCGACCCGGGTCGGTCGGACCGCGTCGGGGACGACCGGTGGACGCACGAGCAGCACCGCACGGACGAGCGGTCCGGGGCGTCGGAGCCGGAGCCGGAGCCGCCCCTCGATCCCGACGCGTCCCCGTCGTCCCCGACGGGGTCCTCCGCCGACGACGAGGCCGACACCGAACGAACCCGTCTCGCGCCGGCCCCGGGGGACCAGTCCGGCTCCGGGACGCCGTCCCCCGTGCCCGAGGCACCGTCCGCTGCGCCCGAGGCGCCGCCGACGGCCCCGGTGTGGGCGCCGCCCGTCGCACAGCAGCCGACGGCAGCTCCGTCGCGACCGTCGTGGTGGGTGGGCCGCGGAGGCGCGGCAGCCGAGCCGCCGGTCGAGGACCAGGTCGATGAGCCGTCCGCCGACGAACGTCCCCGTGCCGGCGACACCGCCGTCGTGGAGCCACTGGTCGACCGTCGTCCGGCACCGACGCCCCTGATCGCTCCGGGGAACGGTCCGGCCACCTGCCCGGTGTGCGGCCACGCCCTCGAACCTGATGACATCTTCTGCGCGGAGTGCGGCGCCGTCCGTCCGACCGTGACGGCTGCCTTCACCGGGCCCGTCGTGCCGCTGCCCCTGGCGCGGCCGGACTGGGCGGCCGACGACGAGATCCGTGTGGACGACGAGCCTTCGGACCCCGGTTCCGCCGACGGCGGCGCCGAGCGGGGCTCCACGGACCACGCGACGCAAGCGGATGTCCCCGAGGACGCCGGGTCCGGCACCGAGCACCGCGACGGCGCGGCGTCCGACGCCGGACAGCACGATGCCGGACAGTCCGACGCCGGACAGCCCGACGCCGGACAGCCCGACGCCGGACGGCCTGACGCTGGACGTCCCGACGCCGAGCGGCCCGACGCGGACCAGGCGCACGAGGACCGGTCGGACGAGCCCGCTGCGGGGCCGGGCCGCCACCTCGCCGACGACGAGGGGGCCGCGCCCGGCGTGCACCGGAGCGCACACGACGGAGGACCGGTCCCGCCTGCTCCCGCTTCGCCGACCCTGCCGTCCTCGGCGCAGGGCGCCGGCGGTCCCGACCTGCCGCCGGTCCCGCGTGCCGCGCCGCTGCCCCCGATCCCGGGGGCGACCGGCCCGGTCCTCCCGCCCGTCGGGTCCACGACGGTGCCGTCGAGCGGCGACCTCGCCCCCGACGAGGACGTCGAGGAGACGCGGATCGTCGTCAAGACCACCTCGGACGCGCCGTTCGTGCTGCACTTCAGCACCGGGGAGCGCACGGCGGTGCACGGTACGGGCCTGCTGGGCCGGCTGCCTCGACCGCAGCCGGGCGAGCGGTTCGACGACCTGCTCACGGTGCACGACCCCGGCAAGTCGGTGTCCAAGACGCACCTCGAGCTCGGGCGTGACGGCGACGACCTCTGGGTGTCCGACCGGCACTCGGGCAACGGCACGGTGATCCGGCACATCGACGGGAGCATCCGCCGCTGTGAAGCCGGGCGTCGCTACCGCGTGGAGCGCGGTGCACGGGTCGACATCGGGGAGCAGTTCTTCCTCGTGCAGTAG